One Ricinus communis isolate WT05 ecotype wild-type chromosome 7, ASM1957865v1, whole genome shotgun sequence genomic region harbors:
- the LOC8285028 gene encoding probable O-methyltransferase 3 isoform X1, whose translation MADAKHAAVELLQAQAHIWNHIFNFINSMSLKSAIQLGIPDAIHSHGRPISLSQLIAALPVLPAKARCIPRLMRILVHSGFFANAKIKGNDEEEGFVLTSASKLLLKDNPLSVTPFLLAMLDPILTEPWHYVSTWFQNDDATPFDTVHGMPFWEYAGNEPKFNNFFNEAMASDARLVMRVLIDEYKGVFEGLNSLVDVGGGTGTMAAAIAKAFPQLDCIVFDLPHVVAGLQSSANLKYVGGNMFEGVPPADAILLKWIMHDWSDEECLKILQRSKEAIKGKKGGKLIIIDMVSENQQVIDDQYVETQLFFDMLMMALQTGKERNNKEWGKLFLDAGFNNYKITPILGLRSVIEVYL comes from the exons ATGGCTGATGCAAAGCATGCTGCAGTTGAGCTGCTTCAAGCTCAAGCACATATATGGAATCATATATTCAACTTCATAAACTCAATGTCCCTTAAATCTGCAATTCAGCTAGGCATCCCTGATGCCATCCATAGCCATGGCAGACCCATCTCCCTTTCTCAGCTCATTGCTGCCTTACCTGTCCTCCCAGCCAAAGCTCGATGTATCCCTCGCCTAATGCGCATTTTGGTTCATTCTGGTTTCTTTGCTAACGCAAAGATCAAAGGGAAcgatgaagaagaagggttTGTTCTTACCAGTGCATCTAAACTCCTTCTCAAGGACAACCCTTTGAGTGTTACCCCGTTCTTGCTAGCCATGCTTGACCCCATTTTAACAGAACCATGGCACTATGTGAGCACTTGGTTTCAGAATGATGATGCTACTCCATTTGATACTGTTCATGGAATGCCGTTTTGGGAGTACGCCGGCAATGAACCAAAGTtcaacaatttttttaatgaagcTATGGCTAGTGATGCAAGGCTGGTCATGAGAGTGTTGATTGATGAGTACAAGGGAGTGTTTGAAGGGTTGAATTCGTTAGTTGACGTTGGAGGTGGCACAGGAACTATGGCTGCAGCCATAGCTAAAGCATTTCCTCAGTTGGATTGCATTGTATTTGATCTTCCACATGTAGTGGCTGGTCTGCAAAGCAGTGCGAACTTGAAATATGTTGGAGGCAACATGTTTGAGGGGGTTCCTCCTGCAGATGCAATTTTACTCAAG TGGATTATGCATGATTGGAGCGACGAAGAATGCTTAAAGATACTTCAGCGAAGTAAAGAAGCAATTAAAGGCAAAAAAGGAGGAAAACTGATTATTATTGATATGGTGTCGGAGAACCAACAAGTAATTGATGATCAATATGTTGAAACACAACTTTTCTTTGATATGCTGATGATGGCATTACAAACTGGTAAGGAGAGAAACAACAAAGAATGGGGCAAACTCTTTTTAGATGCTGGTTTCAATAACTACAAGATAACTCCAATATTAGGTTTAAGATCTGTTATTGAagtttatctttaa